One Mycolicibacterium goodii genomic region harbors:
- a CDS encoding SRPBCC family protein — translation MSNDTVTAERIVDASAEIIFATLADPTIHHAIDGTGWVRESIDGEPLAEVGQIFRMAMYHSNYGGMHYEVANRVEIFDPPNTIAWLPGQDTGDGSLDFGGWYWRYDLEPVGKHRTRITLTYDWSAVPQAIREHIGFPPFAPQHLDNSLEHLAELVTLPAPHRLSAEALPGSHVRSR, via the coding sequence ATGAGCAACGACACCGTGACAGCCGAGCGCATCGTCGATGCGTCGGCGGAAATCATCTTTGCGACACTGGCGGATCCGACCATCCATCACGCGATCGACGGCACCGGATGGGTGCGCGAGTCGATCGACGGAGAACCGCTGGCCGAAGTGGGGCAGATCTTCCGGATGGCGATGTACCACAGCAACTACGGAGGCATGCACTACGAGGTCGCCAACCGGGTGGAGATCTTCGACCCGCCGAACACGATCGCGTGGTTGCCCGGCCAGGACACCGGCGACGGAAGCCTCGACTTCGGGGGATGGTACTGGCGCTACGACCTCGAACCGGTCGGCAAGCACCGCACCAGGATCACCCTGACGTACGACTGGTCAGCGGTGCCGCAGGCGATCCGGGAACACATCGGATTCCCGCCTTTCGCCCCACAGCACTTGGACAACTCCCTCGAGCACCTGGCCGAGCTCGTCACTCTCCCAGCGCCGCACAGACTTTCCGCAGAAGCGCTGCCAGGGTCTCACGTTCGGTCGCGGTGA
- a CDS encoding MarR family winged helix-turn-helix transcriptional regulator yields the protein MDTARDDVTIPDTVDRIRREWTQAYPHFDTSPIEVLGRVQRIASVCNHRLDADLARHDVNRSEFTVLSALARAERPLRASEVVSTTMLSGASITKIAESLVGRGLVVRHRSERDGRVVLLELTDAGRGVVEDEMPRRLADDEQLIAGLTATERETLAALLRKVCAALGE from the coding sequence GTGGACACAGCACGCGACGACGTGACGATCCCGGACACCGTCGACCGGATCCGCCGCGAATGGACCCAGGCGTACCCGCACTTCGACACTTCTCCGATCGAAGTACTCGGCCGTGTTCAGCGGATCGCCTCGGTCTGCAACCACCGCCTGGACGCCGATCTGGCCCGCCACGACGTCAACCGGTCGGAGTTCACTGTGCTCAGCGCGCTGGCTCGGGCCGAGCGGCCGTTGCGCGCAAGCGAGGTCGTGTCGACCACGATGCTCAGCGGCGCGTCGATCACGAAGATCGCCGAGAGCCTCGTCGGCCGTGGATTGGTCGTGCGGCACAGATCAGAACGCGACGGACGCGTTGTTCTCCTCGAACTGACCGACGCCGGGCGCGGAGTCGTCGAGGACGAAATGCCCCGCCGCCTCGCCGATGACGAACAATTGATCGCGGGCCTCACCGCGACCGAACGTGAGACCCTGGCAGCGCTTCTGCGGAAAGTCTGTGCGGCGCTGGGAGAGTGA
- a CDS encoding FUSC family protein, with translation MTTRGLRGVFRADVRKAGLAVPLRVGAAVTVVFVVGGLIGQRDVAGFAALGALVSAFCRPDPYPIRVGRLAVLAVGITTAIGIGAALGTAESGVLVEAAVISLLAGAAAYLMWALHIVGPGAVVFVFGAAGGHAFAHDASDVVRAVAVTACGAVIGVIAALAPWLYRTLRRSVSETTGSTAAHRETLWLTLTRAPHRALLARSARLTAGGAAAAAVAITAGLEYPMWATMGAVATMQGVGYHVTVHRGIQRLLGNVGGAVIAAALLALPLGYWGAVVAIVVFQTLAEIAATVNYALTSLAVTPMALLLTGLGSSLTPAVALDRVLDTAVGIVIGIVIAALTISGHEVEQVRKAAAGR, from the coding sequence GTGACAACAAGGGGACTGCGCGGAGTGTTCCGCGCCGATGTGCGAAAGGCCGGTTTGGCGGTCCCGTTACGTGTCGGCGCCGCGGTGACGGTGGTCTTCGTCGTTGGAGGTCTGATCGGGCAGCGGGATGTCGCCGGGTTCGCCGCACTGGGGGCTTTGGTGTCCGCGTTCTGTCGGCCGGATCCTTATCCGATTCGCGTGGGCCGCTTGGCCGTCCTCGCGGTGGGTATCACTACCGCCATCGGTATCGGTGCGGCGTTGGGTACCGCGGAAAGTGGTGTTCTGGTCGAAGCGGCAGTGATCTCGCTTCTTGCCGGCGCTGCTGCGTATCTCATGTGGGCTCTACATATCGTCGGTCCCGGCGCGGTGGTGTTCGTCTTCGGTGCGGCCGGTGGGCACGCCTTCGCCCACGATGCGAGCGATGTCGTTCGCGCGGTGGCGGTGACGGCCTGCGGTGCAGTGATCGGCGTGATCGCTGCGCTGGCTCCGTGGTTGTACCGAACGCTCCGACGATCGGTCAGCGAGACCACCGGCTCGACTGCGGCGCATCGGGAGACGTTGTGGCTGACACTGACTCGTGCTCCGCACCGCGCGCTGCTGGCCCGTAGCGCGCGACTCACCGCGGGAGGTGCGGCCGCGGCCGCGGTCGCGATCACTGCCGGTCTCGAGTACCCCATGTGGGCCACGATGGGTGCCGTGGCGACGATGCAGGGGGTGGGATACCACGTCACCGTGCATCGCGGAATCCAGCGGCTACTCGGCAATGTCGGTGGGGCGGTCATCGCTGCGGCTCTCCTCGCGCTCCCGCTGGGGTACTGGGGCGCAGTCGTGGCAATCGTCGTGTTCCAGACACTCGCGGAGATCGCGGCGACGGTGAACTATGCGCTCACCTCCTTGGCGGTGACGCCGATGGCGTTGTTGCTCACCGGTCTCGGCAGCAGTTTGACGCCTGCGGTCGCGCTCGATCGGGTGCTCGACACTGCGGTCGGCATCGTGATCGGAATCGTCATCGCAGCGCTGACGATAAGTGGGCATGAGGTAGAGCAGGTGCGGAAGGCCGCGGCAGGACGCTGA
- a CDS encoding type II toxin-antitoxin system VapC family toxin yields the protein MTTFVVDAPTAVSLATLGAAIPREHSLTAPTLLRSQALALVFGSVQRGEIDERAGRKILDDIRGLRIRLLGDRVLQGRAWRIAAELGWPDTYRAEYIALTQLQADVLATADRTLAEAARPFVKTVSPAEISQL from the coding sequence ATGACCACGTTCGTCGTCGATGCACCAACGGCCGTCTCTCTCGCCACCCTCGGAGCGGCGATCCCACGCGAACACAGCTTGACGGCCCCCACCTTGCTGCGGTCGCAGGCGCTGGCACTGGTGTTCGGGTCGGTGCAGCGTGGTGAGATCGACGAGCGCGCGGGCCGGAAGATCCTCGACGACATCCGGGGATTACGGATACGGCTCCTCGGCGACCGGGTACTGCAGGGCCGCGCATGGCGGATAGCCGCGGAACTGGGCTGGCCGGACACCTACCGCGCCGAGTACATCGCGCTCACCCAACTGCAGGCAGACGTACTCGCCACTGCGGACAGAACACTCGCCGAGGCGGCGCGGCCGTTCGTGAAAACCGTATCTCCCGCTGAGATTTCCCAACTGTGA
- a CDS encoding MOSC domain-containing protein: MHVVAIHIAPGRKVPTRSVPEVEAEAGKGLLGDRYHGAKHRHVTIQSLELLKRAAADLGHAIDPGDTRRNLTVDTGDIPTKPGDRLRIGDVELEVVRIAAPCRLLDDWIAPGAAAAMHRRGGTVFRVLTSGPIRVGDDVHVPTGD; the protein is encoded by the coding sequence GTGCACGTCGTCGCCATCCACATCGCGCCAGGGCGGAAGGTTCCGACCCGTTCGGTTCCCGAGGTCGAGGCCGAGGCAGGTAAGGGACTTCTCGGCGATCGCTACCACGGCGCCAAGCACCGTCATGTCACCATACAGTCCCTCGAACTGCTCAAGCGTGCGGCGGCGGATCTCGGTCATGCCATCGATCCCGGCGACACCAGGCGCAATCTGACGGTCGACACCGGAGACATTCCCACCAAGCCCGGCGACCGGCTGCGGATCGGTGACGTGGAACTCGAAGTGGTTCGGATCGCCGCACCTTGCCGGCTGTTGGACGACTGGATCGCACCCGGCGCCGCCGCGGCGATGCACCGGCGCGGCGGGACGGTGTTCCGGGTGCTGACATCGGGACCCATCCGGGTGGGCGACGACGTGCATGTGCCGACCGGCGACTGA
- a CDS encoding APH(3'') family aminoglycoside O-phosphotransferase, whose translation MKIPPGLLPGDPEGWSPVTAGESGATVLRDRTGECYAKLVAAEQADDLAGERDRIAWLDAAGVPVGAVLDWRSADHGACLVTRAVAGVPADQLDAGALWQAWPAITDLVRQLHRIDATGCPFDRGLATMMSLARTTVAQRRVQTEFLPEDLHDVPPAEILAGLEAELPLRIEQERSEFVVCHGDLCLPNILVHADTRKVSGLIDLGRLGRADPYADIALLLANSRETWPDEDAARRADRAFADRYGTDLDRARQRFYLMLDPLTWPGVTPEDRGTGPARATDAV comes from the coding sequence ATGAAAATCCCACCCGGCCTGCTCCCCGGCGACCCTGAAGGCTGGTCGCCGGTCACGGCGGGGGAGTCCGGCGCGACGGTGCTTCGTGACCGTACCGGCGAGTGCTACGCCAAACTCGTTGCAGCAGAGCAGGCCGATGATCTGGCAGGCGAACGAGATCGGATCGCGTGGCTGGATGCCGCCGGGGTTCCGGTTGGAGCGGTGCTCGATTGGAGAAGTGCCGACCACGGCGCCTGCTTGGTGACCCGCGCCGTCGCTGGTGTGCCGGCCGATCAACTCGATGCCGGGGCCCTCTGGCAGGCGTGGCCGGCTATCACGGACCTCGTGCGGCAGCTGCACCGGATCGACGCAACCGGCTGCCCTTTCGACAGAGGCCTGGCGACGATGATGTCGCTCGCACGGACGACCGTCGCGCAGCGACGTGTCCAAACCGAGTTCCTGCCGGAGGACCTACACGATGTGCCGCCTGCAGAGATTCTCGCGGGTCTCGAGGCGGAGTTGCCGTTGCGCATCGAGCAGGAGCGAAGCGAATTCGTCGTCTGCCACGGCGATCTGTGTCTGCCGAACATTCTCGTCCATGCCGACACCAGGAAGGTCAGCGGGTTGATCGATCTCGGTCGGCTCGGACGCGCAGATCCCTACGCCGACATCGCGCTTCTCCTTGCGAACTCGCGAGAGACGTGGCCCGATGAAGATGCGGCCCGTCGGGCCGATCGTGCGTTCGCCGATCGATATGGGACCGACCTCGACCGCGCGCGCCAACGCTTCTACCTGATGCTCGATCCGCTCACGTGGCCCGGCGTGACTCCCGAGGATCGCGGTACAGGTCCGGCGAGAGCGACCGATGCGGTGTAG
- a CDS encoding PucR family transcriptional regulator, with the protein MHNRISGDGIPGVAACLADLEAITAAYVGQVRTLTGYADSVVNDDDLHQTARTTLRLLFETIQGEDREAELQKYSEHIGRRRARQQVPLESLLRAVRMDFPFIWEALSAHTEGGASVISESVVWIWSAVEQHTTNVQTGYLHEIAAVNAELELERNFLIRQLLSEDTRDPQLHLQAAAALGLPADGEYIVAVSGELHPNEFGPLVRNCVPRAAILRLEGVEFAILSADALTQDAEQLLLGIPAGVSAPANGLSEIAGMWHLARELAAWAEPRRAATLALHWDKIAAHRLGGIGKAFARRTLAQLSSLPPRERTLLTDTLRVYLDTGSITETARQLYCHRNTVINRLAKVSSSTRLDPSVPRDAGALRLLLAVDAADTPAT; encoded by the coding sequence GTGCACAATCGGATCAGCGGCGACGGAATTCCCGGCGTGGCCGCCTGCCTCGCCGACCTTGAGGCGATCACCGCCGCCTATGTCGGTCAGGTCCGCACGCTCACCGGTTACGCGGACTCCGTGGTCAACGACGACGACCTGCACCAGACGGCCCGCACAACGCTGCGCCTCCTGTTCGAGACGATCCAGGGCGAGGACCGTGAGGCCGAACTGCAGAAGTACTCCGAACACATCGGACGCCGACGCGCCCGCCAACAGGTGCCGCTCGAGTCGCTCCTGCGGGCCGTACGGATGGATTTCCCCTTCATCTGGGAAGCGCTTTCGGCGCACACCGAAGGCGGTGCGTCCGTAATCTCCGAGTCGGTGGTCTGGATCTGGAGTGCCGTCGAGCAACACACGACCAATGTGCAGACCGGCTATCTCCACGAGATCGCCGCAGTGAACGCCGAACTCGAACTGGAGCGGAACTTCCTGATCCGCCAACTGCTCAGCGAGGACACCCGTGACCCGCAACTGCACCTGCAGGCAGCGGCGGCCCTCGGCCTGCCCGCCGACGGCGAGTACATCGTGGCCGTCTCCGGTGAGCTTCACCCGAACGAGTTCGGGCCCTTGGTGCGCAACTGCGTCCCGCGAGCAGCGATCCTGCGCCTCGAGGGCGTCGAATTCGCGATCCTCAGCGCTGATGCACTGACCCAGGACGCAGAACAACTTCTGCTCGGCATCCCGGCGGGAGTTTCCGCTCCCGCCAACGGACTTTCCGAGATCGCCGGCATGTGGCACCTCGCGCGCGAACTGGCCGCCTGGGCCGAGCCTCGGCGCGCCGCCACCCTGGCACTGCACTGGGACAAGATCGCGGCACACCGCCTCGGTGGCATCGGAAAGGCCTTCGCCAGACGAACGCTCGCGCAACTGTCGTCACTTCCGCCGCGGGAACGGACGCTGTTGACCGATACGTTGCGCGTCTACCTCGACACAGGTTCGATCACCGAAACCGCTCGGCAGCTCTACTGCCACCGCAACACGGTCATCAACCGGCTGGCCAAGGTGTCCAGTAGTACCCGGCTCGACCCCTCTGTCCCCCGTGACGCCGGCGCTCTACGTCTGTTGCTCGCGGTCGATGCCGCCGACACGCCCGCAACGTGA
- a CDS encoding MFS transporter, with amino-acid sequence MESSREPDEVLELSGRDAKRIAFAAFVGTALEWYDYFLFGTAAALVFNRLFFTDLNPAAATLASFATFGVGFAARPIGAVIFGYIGDRYGRRPALLATIVMIGCATGLVGVLPDYAAIGIAAPAMLAVLRLVQGLAVGGEWGGATTMAIEHSPVEQRGRFAALVQIGSPVGTLISSGAFALVLTLPSESFDSWGWRVPFLAAFPLLGVALWIRLTMEESPVFKRLAALEAEAEVPVLQLLRNAGGRLVVAVAAALLGVGGFYIMTTFVVSYGSNVLQVDRQIMVNATLVAAALQIVVTVFAGRLSEKFGPGRMTVAGALTTAIAAFPLFWLIDTRNAWAITAAVAAGIALITLAYAVTGALLAELFPPALRYSGVSLGYNLAGALSGFLPLVATALLSLDGGASWPAVLVLIGICAITAIGGLIGERMRLRHDLTESRTTSRST; translated from the coding sequence ATGGAGTCAAGCCGCGAGCCTGATGAGGTGCTGGAGCTGTCGGGCCGCGATGCGAAGCGGATCGCGTTCGCGGCGTTCGTCGGCACGGCACTGGAGTGGTACGACTACTTCCTGTTCGGCACCGCAGCGGCGCTGGTGTTCAATCGGCTGTTCTTCACAGACCTGAACCCGGCCGCGGCGACATTGGCCTCGTTTGCCACTTTCGGTGTCGGTTTCGCCGCACGGCCGATCGGCGCGGTGATCTTCGGGTACATCGGTGATCGTTATGGCAGACGTCCGGCTCTGCTGGCGACGATCGTCATGATCGGCTGCGCCACCGGCCTGGTGGGCGTTCTGCCCGACTATGCCGCGATCGGCATCGCTGCGCCGGCCATGCTCGCCGTTCTCCGCCTGGTCCAGGGCCTTGCCGTCGGCGGTGAGTGGGGCGGAGCCACGACGATGGCCATCGAACACTCGCCCGTCGAACAACGAGGTCGGTTCGCCGCGCTGGTGCAGATCGGCTCGCCCGTCGGCACATTGATCTCCTCAGGGGCATTCGCGCTGGTGCTCACGCTGCCGTCGGAGTCGTTCGATTCGTGGGGCTGGCGGGTGCCGTTCCTCGCCGCGTTCCCGTTGCTCGGGGTCGCGTTGTGGATCCGGCTGACCATGGAGGAGTCCCCGGTGTTCAAGCGCCTCGCGGCGCTTGAAGCCGAGGCCGAGGTGCCGGTGCTTCAACTTCTGCGCAACGCTGGCGGCCGCCTCGTGGTCGCAGTGGCAGCCGCACTGCTCGGCGTGGGTGGGTTCTACATCATGACGACGTTCGTGGTGAGCTACGGCAGCAACGTGTTGCAGGTTGACCGTCAAATCATGGTGAATGCCACGCTGGTGGCCGCGGCGCTGCAGATCGTCGTGACCGTCTTCGCCGGCCGGTTGTCGGAGAAGTTCGGCCCCGGCCGAATGACAGTTGCCGGGGCGCTAACAACGGCCATCGCGGCGTTCCCGCTGTTCTGGCTCATCGACACCCGCAACGCCTGGGCCATCACCGCCGCCGTTGCCGCGGGCATCGCGCTGATCACCCTCGCCTATGCCGTCACGGGAGCGCTTCTCGCCGAGTTGTTCCCGCCCGCGTTGCGGTACAGCGGCGTGTCGCTCGGCTACAACCTCGCCGGCGCGCTGAGCGGCTTTTTGCCCCTGGTCGCCACGGCGCTGCTGTCACTGGACGGCGGCGCCTCCTGGCCGGCGGTTCTGGTGCTCATCGGTATCTGCGCAATCACGGCCATCGGTGGGCTGATCGGTGAGCGGATGCGACTGCGCCACGACCTCACCGAGAGCCGCACGACTTCGCGAAGTACCTGA
- a CDS encoding ArgE/DapE family deacylase, with product MTSTHTDIPMLTDDQRDRILAAVDAQFDRQLRFTQELIRHPSLRGDEASAQDLLYGAMSGRGLDMDRWELDPQELAGHPGAGKVEISYEGVDNVVGTYRPRRERGRSLILNGHVDVVPEGPERQWQRSPWEAAIVDGWLYGRGSGDMKAGLAANLFAFDAVRAAGLEPLGRIHFESVVEEECTGNGSLSALMRGYTADAVLIPEPEEDMLVRANVGTIWFRVRVAGHPTHPREMSSGFNAIDAAYFVVEKLREVEERWNAEKAQHRFFEDLEHPINLNVGKIRGGDWNSSVPAWCELDLRIAFYPGITADEAWAEITAALAAIEHDSTGNPIAAEAITTGFYAEGYVLEEGSDAERVLEESHSDAFDGAGLKSFTTPGYLDGRVFVQYGNVPALVYGPVSRDIHGFDERVDIESVRRITKSIALFVARWCGVDDLGGRH from the coding sequence ATGACCTCGACCCATACCGACATCCCGATGCTCACAGACGACCAACGAGACCGCATACTCGCCGCGGTCGATGCCCAGTTCGACCGGCAGTTGCGGTTCACGCAGGAGCTGATTCGTCACCCGTCACTGCGTGGGGACGAAGCCTCGGCGCAGGATCTGCTGTATGGCGCGATGTCGGGCCGCGGCCTGGACATGGACCGGTGGGAACTCGACCCACAGGAACTGGCCGGGCATCCCGGCGCCGGAAAGGTCGAGATTTCCTACGAGGGCGTCGACAACGTTGTCGGGACCTACCGGCCGCGCCGGGAGCGCGGCCGTTCCCTGATTCTCAACGGCCACGTCGACGTCGTTCCCGAAGGCCCGGAACGTCAGTGGCAGCGCTCGCCGTGGGAGGCCGCGATCGTCGACGGTTGGCTGTATGGACGCGGGAGCGGCGACATGAAGGCCGGACTGGCGGCCAACCTGTTCGCCTTCGACGCGGTGCGTGCGGCCGGACTGGAACCCTTGGGACGCATCCATTTCGAGTCCGTCGTGGAGGAGGAGTGCACGGGGAACGGCTCGCTCTCGGCGCTGATGCGCGGGTATACGGCCGACGCCGTCCTGATTCCAGAACCGGAAGAGGACATGCTGGTCCGTGCCAACGTCGGCACCATCTGGTTTCGGGTTCGGGTCGCCGGTCATCCCACTCATCCGCGGGAGATGAGCTCCGGTTTCAACGCCATCGACGCCGCATACTTCGTGGTCGAGAAGCTGCGCGAGGTCGAGGAGCGTTGGAATGCCGAGAAGGCGCAGCACCGCTTCTTCGAGGATCTCGAGCACCCCATCAACCTCAATGTCGGCAAGATCAGAGGCGGCGATTGGAACTCCAGCGTCCCCGCCTGGTGCGAACTCGATCTGAGGATCGCCTTCTATCCCGGCATCACCGCGGACGAGGCATGGGCGGAGATCACTGCGGCGCTTGCTGCCATCGAACACGACAGCACCGGGAACCCGATAGCGGCGGAGGCCATCACCACCGGGTTCTACGCCGAAGGCTATGTGTTGGAAGAGGGTTCGGACGCCGAGCGGGTCTTGGAGGAGAGCCACTCCGACGCTTTCGACGGAGCCGGGTTGAAGAGCTTCACGACGCCCGGCTACCTGGACGGCCGCGTCTTTGTCCAGTACGGGAACGTGCCTGCGCTGGTCTACGGCCCGGTCTCCAGGGACATCCACGGATTCGACGAGCGTGTCGACATCGAGTCGGTTCGGCGCATCACCAAATCCATCGCATTGTTCGTCGCGCGGTGGTGCGGCGTGGATGATCTGGGGGGACGGCATTGA
- a CDS encoding IclR family transcriptional regulator, which translates to MDPERSTHRDAATPVRKRHRMVDRVAGILELAARNHDGLTLTELARLLDAPLSSLQGLVNGLVAAGYLDEYDRRYRLGGAPYLLNLMAGRHLVTQVGHRELEAVHADAGLTTLLSVVVGQGVFYVDSCSSTPRYDYLAKNLVRRSLIRTSSGWVLLAGFARRDLWSYLSSLPAEEDENRERFLHELETIQETGVCAAPRISEVADGVAVAVREGGRTVAAVSVVGPHAEIRSRRDELVELLTAHRRRWELAG; encoded by the coding sequence ATGGATCCCGAGCGTTCGACACACCGCGATGCCGCCACCCCGGTGCGCAAACGTCACCGCATGGTCGATCGCGTTGCCGGCATCCTGGAACTCGCGGCCCGCAACCATGACGGACTCACCCTGACGGAGCTGGCCCGGCTCCTGGACGCACCGTTGAGTTCCCTGCAGGGACTGGTCAACGGTCTGGTCGCGGCCGGCTACCTCGACGAATATGACCGTCGGTACCGACTCGGCGGTGCACCGTACCTGTTGAATCTGATGGCCGGTAGGCACCTGGTGACGCAGGTCGGCCATCGCGAACTCGAGGCAGTGCACGCCGACGCCGGCCTGACGACGCTTCTTTCGGTGGTTGTGGGGCAAGGCGTGTTCTACGTCGACAGTTGTTCGTCGACACCGCGTTACGACTACCTGGCCAAGAACCTCGTACGCCGGTCCCTGATCCGCACGTCCAGCGGATGGGTTCTGCTGGCGGGTTTCGCCCGCCGAGACCTGTGGAGTTACCTGAGCTCCTTACCCGCCGAGGAGGACGAGAACCGCGAACGGTTCTTGCACGAACTCGAGACCATTCAGGAGACGGGAGTCTGTGCGGCGCCCCGGATCTCGGAAGTTGCCGACGGTGTTGCCGTGGCGGTGCGCGAAGGCGGTCGCACAGTTGCCGCCGTCAGTGTGGTCGGCCCTCACGCGGAGATCCGGAGTCGACGCGACGAACTGGTCGAGCTCTTGACGGCGCATCGCCGACGTTGGGAGCTGGCCGGTTAG
- a CDS encoding SDR family oxidoreductase, with translation MELHFTASDTVLITGGSRGIGAATAQAFAAEGVGRIHLVGRDKDSLEQLRASIDADVTCHALDLSSPADRAELTETLADVDILINNAGAIPQGSLEAADLAAWQRAWELKLWGYLDLSQKALTNMRTRESGVIVNVVGLSGERPDAGYLAGSMANAALMTFTRAVGAYSLDHGVRVVAVNPGPVHTQRLHDALQARARTELGDPIRWPEFVEHYPGQRMATAQEVADTITFLASRRSSYTSGTVVTLDGGMAWRGRAL, from the coding sequence ATGGAATTGCATTTCACCGCCTCCGACACGGTTCTCATCACCGGCGGATCGCGTGGCATCGGTGCGGCCACTGCCCAGGCTTTCGCCGCAGAGGGCGTAGGCCGGATTCATCTGGTCGGCCGCGACAAGGACTCACTCGAACAGCTGCGCGCCAGTATCGACGCCGACGTGACATGCCATGCACTCGATCTGTCCTCGCCGGCCGACCGGGCGGAGCTGACCGAGACGCTCGCCGACGTCGACATCCTGATCAACAACGCCGGAGCGATACCGCAGGGCTCGTTGGAAGCGGCCGATCTCGCGGCGTGGCAACGCGCCTGGGAACTCAAGCTGTGGGGTTATCTCGACCTGAGCCAGAAAGCCCTCACGAACATGCGGACCCGCGAATCGGGTGTGATCGTGAACGTGGTCGGCCTGTCCGGCGAGCGCCCCGACGCCGGATATCTGGCCGGGTCGATGGCCAATGCGGCGTTGATGACGTTCACCCGCGCGGTCGGTGCGTATTCGCTGGACCACGGTGTGCGCGTCGTCGCCGTCAACCCCGGACCGGTGCATACCCAACGACTGCACGACGCGCTGCAAGCCCGGGCCCGCACGGAACTGGGCGATCCCATTCGGTGGCCGGAGTTCGTCGAGCATTACCCCGGACAACGCATGGCGACCGCGCAGGAGGTGGCCGACACCATCACCTTCCTGGCGTCACGCCGGAGCAGCTACACCAGCGGCACGGTGGTCACGCTCGACGGAGGTATGGCATGGCGCGGTCGGGCGCTGTGA
- a CDS encoding cupin domain-containing protein, whose amino-acid sequence MTDATRTRHIPDSMQHKVIALADAPEIPGRRSFLQYFDLGIADASKGLISTQVTKVRSGMSNPTGWHYHDCDFQWLMITKGWLELEFENGETQRIEEGSVCFIPGGYRHNETGTSDDLEFIEIFMPPKPRTVAVESPLV is encoded by the coding sequence ATGACCGATGCCACCCGCACTCGTCACATCCCGGATTCGATGCAGCACAAGGTGATCGCGCTCGCCGACGCCCCGGAAATTCCCGGTCGTCGCTCGTTCCTGCAGTATTTCGACCTGGGTATCGCCGATGCGAGCAAGGGATTGATCAGCACCCAGGTGACGAAAGTCCGGTCCGGGATGAGCAATCCGACAGGTTGGCACTACCACGACTGCGACTTCCAGTGGTTGATGATCACCAAGGGCTGGCTGGAATTGGAGTTCGAGAACGGCGAGACGCAGCGGATCGAGGAAGGCAGCGTGTGCTTCATCCCTGGGGGCTACCGCCACAACGAAACCGGGACTTCCGATGACCTGGAGTTCATCGAGATTTTCATGCCCCCCAAGCCGCGGACCGTCGCTGTCGAATCGCCCCTGGTCTGA
- a CDS encoding acyl-CoA dehydrogenase family protein: MVDRDLQSLIDSVLAVHDRCDDQRLWETFIELGLADLTGREDRGGSGASWPEAAALARALARHGCTLEVSESDLVAGWLLEQAGAPPRQALRIAVLDEPAHGTIASAVVERAAVVRQDNDTFYVSDVSITDIGADVDDGERHPITREILEEARTRRALTRAIQISATLEAITELAVDYAQTREQFGRPIGKQQAVQRMMAIIAGETALARAATDAAVLAASDEDTPAAHVAAMVAVARSCCGHAVDPVVRNAHQVIGAIGTTREHPLHVFTSAAMALRAQDRTTREWDAAVLELTIRAQPLSDLDLIPFRTN; this comes from the coding sequence ATGGTCGATCGCGATTTGCAGTCGTTGATCGACTCGGTGCTGGCGGTCCACGACCGCTGTGACGATCAGAGGTTGTGGGAGACGTTCATCGAACTGGGTCTGGCCGATCTGACGGGCCGCGAGGACCGCGGCGGCAGCGGCGCGTCCTGGCCGGAGGCGGCGGCGCTGGCTCGTGCGTTGGCCAGGCACGGCTGCACTCTGGAGGTCTCCGAGAGTGACCTCGTCGCGGGCTGGTTACTGGAGCAGGCGGGCGCACCACCACGGCAAGCGCTCAGGATCGCCGTTCTCGACGAACCGGCGCACGGAACCATCGCCTCGGCCGTCGTCGAACGCGCGGCGGTGGTCCGGCAGGACAACGACACCTTCTACGTCAGCGACGTCTCGATCACGGACATCGGCGCCGATGTCGACGACGGTGAGCGCCATCCCATCACCCGCGAAATCCTCGAGGAGGCGCGCACCCGCCGGGCGTTGACGCGCGCCATTCAGATCAGCGCGACGTTGGAGGCCATCACCGAGCTGGCCGTCGACTACGCGCAGACCCGCGAGCAGTTCGGGCGGCCCATCGGCAAACAACAAGCCGTGCAACGCATGATGGCCATCATCGCCGGCGAGACAGCTCTGGCACGCGCGGCCACCGACGCCGCGGTGCTGGCCGCCTCCGATGAGGACACCCCGGCAGCGCACGTGGCCGCAATGGTCGCTGTCGCGAGGTCGTGCTGTGGGCATGCGGTCGACCCCGTGGTCCGCAATGCCCACCAGGTGATCGGCGCCATCGGCACCACCCGCGAGCATCCCCTGCATGTGTTCACCTCAGCGGCCATGGCTCTTCGCGCCCAAGACCGCACCACCCGGGAATGGGATGCGGCCGTACTCGAGTTGACCATCCGGGCGCAACCGCTCAGTGACCTCGACCTCATACCGTTTCGCACCAACTGA